From Variimorphobacter saccharofermentans, one genomic window encodes:
- a CDS encoding ABC transporter substrate-binding protein, producing the protein MKKMKKLTALLLAMLFVSTTLLAGCGKKETEDTSKEVTPEPTKAAVEETTPDAEPTEAAPAESTADADPNALPRTETLYYAGLQWGSVNGWNPLSDNNNNALAFTQAAGGSRTLMYETLYMYNMLDNSLTPLLADGDFVWNDAMTEVTVKIKPAAKWSDGTPVTADDVAYTFATNVKVGNAQGTGFASYIEDVVAVDPSTVVIKAKLDANGKAINPLLVNTYLGQVYVIQKAWIQTLEARCNNDPDAMKNDPGEDSVYSGPYTKYFADDQKVVLVRDDNYWGQDASMWGKLPVPKYICHTIYADNAAGEVAFKAGEVDVCQQFIPNIQDLWLKDGLPISTYMDEAPYGVCVNMPTAWFNLSTPGLDNVAVRKAIAMAVDYDAINENAMTGQSPKFSDVPRSCMNPTDGEQATFDHDAVKDLQWVGNDIEGAKKLLDEAGITDTDGDGFREYNGTKLSFNACCPNGWTDWMAAMEIVAAAGEKIGIEITTEFPEWSVYQTVFTAASQDQYDIFMWSTDSANPSAPWSRIRQMMSSEFNGVEGNWSGNWGHYSNPKADEIIQAIPSETDPAKLKELYTEAVKIYLTDVPSFSLMYRPNMFHAVNESVWTNFPEKGNANNIPPLILSDGYGIAGLYELTLVQ; encoded by the coding sequence ATGAAAAAAATGAAGAAACTCACAGCCCTTCTGCTGGCAATGCTGTTTGTATCTACAACATTGTTAGCAGGATGTGGCAAGAAAGAAACAGAAGATACTTCTAAAGAAGTAACTCCTGAACCTACAAAAGCAGCTGTTGAAGAGACAACACCTGATGCTGAACCTACTGAGGCAGCACCGGCTGAGTCTACTGCAGATGCAGATCCAAATGCACTTCCCAGAACTGAAACACTGTATTATGCAGGTTTACAGTGGGGATCAGTAAATGGTTGGAACCCGTTGTCTGACAATAATAACAATGCATTAGCATTTACTCAGGCTGCTGGTGGTTCCCGTACATTAATGTATGAGACATTATACATGTATAACATGCTCGACAATTCCTTGACTCCATTATTAGCTGATGGTGACTTCGTATGGAATGATGCAATGACAGAAGTTACTGTTAAGATTAAACCAGCTGCTAAATGGAGTGATGGTACACCAGTTACTGCTGATGACGTTGCATATACATTTGCTACAAATGTAAAAGTTGGCAATGCTCAGGGAACCGGATTTGCTTCCTATATCGAAGATGTAGTAGCAGTAGATCCTAGTACAGTTGTTATTAAAGCTAAATTGGATGCAAATGGCAAAGCAATTAATCCTTTGCTAGTTAATACATACCTTGGACAGGTATACGTAATTCAAAAAGCTTGGATTCAGACATTGGAAGCTCGTTGCAACAACGATCCAGATGCAATGAAGAATGATCCTGGTGAAGATTCTGTATACTCAGGTCCTTATACCAAGTACTTTGCTGATGATCAAAAAGTTGTTTTAGTACGCGATGATAATTACTGGGGCCAGGATGCTTCCATGTGGGGCAAACTTCCAGTTCCGAAATACATCTGCCATACTATCTATGCTGATAATGCAGCAGGTGAAGTAGCATTTAAAGCAGGTGAAGTTGACGTATGTCAGCAGTTCATTCCTAATATTCAGGACCTTTGGTTAAAAGATGGTCTTCCGATTTCTACATATATGGATGAAGCACCTTACGGCGTATGTGTAAACATGCCTACCGCTTGGTTCAATCTTTCTACACCTGGTCTTGATAATGTAGCAGTTCGTAAAGCAATCGCTATGGCAGTTGATTACGATGCAATTAATGAAAATGCTATGACAGGTCAGTCACCTAAGTTCTCTGATGTACCTCGTTCATGTATGAACCCTACTGATGGTGAGCAGGCTACATTTGATCATGATGCAGTTAAGGATCTTCAATGGGTTGGTAATGACATTGAAGGAGCTAAGAAGTTATTAGACGAAGCTGGTATCACTGATACTGATGGAGATGGCTTCCGTGAATACAACGGAACTAAGCTTTCCTTTAATGCATGCTGTCCTAATGGTTGGACCGACTGGATGGCAGCTATGGAAATCGTAGCAGCAGCTGGTGAAAAGATTGGTATCGAAATTACAACAGAATTCCCTGAGTGGTCCGTATATCAGACAGTATTTACTGCAGCTTCTCAGGATCAATACGATATCTTCATGTGGTCTACAGATAGTGCAAATCCTTCCGCTCCTTGGAGCCGTATTAGACAGATGATGAGTTCTGAGTTTAATGGTGTTGAAGGTAACTGGTCCGGTAACTGGGGTCACTACAGCAATCCTAAGGCCGATGAGATTATTCAGGCTATCCCTTCAGAAACCGATCCTGCTAAGTTGAAGGAATTATATACTGAAGCAGTTAAGATTTATTTAACAGATGTTCCTTCCTTCTCATTAATGTACAGACCTAACATGTTCCATGCTGTTAACGAGTCTGTATGGACTAACTTCCCTGAGAAAGGTAATGCTAACAATATTCCTCCGTTGATCTTATCAGATGGTTATGGTATTGCCGGACTCTATGAGCTTACACTTGTTCAGTAA
- a CDS encoding CsxC family protein, translated as MDNYKNNASLISSEAHVNTGCGHECDAAVLKADTLPEAENHPWWKGDFKIPRVLSEFIVQIDSESKIRLNEPAYEIKRIEKQIFLTQCRYIPPTNKVFLEGYIRKNIEYAARTCSKGRGIAGVIKDTTVHVPFKAYTKVDFFGCKPQIIPNPPALVARYFDEKRMGKDIREADRSNIEIFNEPVYCELEWSAVYDADIDDKGRPIDGFLNEEEFQEFTDKSVIYLCIKLLQKQQVCWPGHPTPYKEEPQKMPYPMDTQWKTPVVDAEEKK; from the coding sequence ATGGATAACTACAAAAATAATGCTTCTTTAATATCATCAGAAGCTCATGTAAATACTGGCTGTGGCCATGAATGCGATGCGGCTGTTCTGAAAGCAGATACACTGCCAGAAGCTGAAAATCATCCTTGGTGGAAGGGGGATTTTAAGATCCCACGTGTTCTAAGTGAATTTATTGTACAGATTGATTCCGAATCAAAGATAAGACTAAATGAACCAGCTTATGAGATAAAGAGAATTGAGAAGCAAATCTTTCTGACCCAATGCCGATATATTCCACCGACCAATAAGGTATTCCTTGAAGGCTATATTCGGAAGAATATTGAATATGCTGCGAGAACCTGTTCAAAAGGACGCGGTATTGCCGGTGTTATCAAAGATACTACCGTTCACGTACCATTCAAAGCCTATACGAAGGTTGACTTCTTTGGCTGCAAACCTCAGATTATTCCAAATCCACCCGCTTTAGTTGCAAGATATTTTGACGAAAAGAGAATGGGTAAGGATATCAGGGAAGCTGACCGCTCGAACATTGAGATTTTCAATGAACCGGTATATTGTGAGCTGGAATGGTCAGCAGTATATGATGCAGATATTGATGATAAAGGTAGACCAATCGATGGCTTCCTTAACGAAGAGGAATTCCAAGAGTTTACTGATAAATCCGTTATTTATCTGTGTATTAAATTACTGCAAAAGCAACAGGTATGCTGGCCTGGTCATCCGACACCATATAAGGAAGAGCCTCAAAAGATGCCGTATCCAATGGATACACAGTGGAAAACTCCAGTAGTTGATGCTGAAGAAAAGAAATAG
- a CDS encoding methyltransferase family protein: MNGYQVIAIIELVVFYAAYFLKLFNQKKRGIQTSQLGKGGEHNGSIKSKRTLVVEQVLKLASFLIIPAEIISILLVDINSKYNWFRVLGLILAAIGTAFFISAMITMRDSWRAGIPDQDKTELVVKGIYNISRNPAFLGFDMVYIGIYLAFSNLPLPFFTVFAILAMHLQILEEEKFLSKAFGEPYDQYKKRVGRYFII, encoded by the coding sequence ATGAATGGATATCAGGTAATAGCGATCATTGAGCTGGTAGTGTTTTACGCAGCTTATTTTCTAAAGCTTTTCAATCAGAAGAAGCGAGGAATTCAGACTTCTCAGCTGGGAAAAGGCGGAGAGCATAATGGTAGTATTAAATCGAAAAGAACTTTAGTAGTGGAACAGGTATTAAAGCTGGCAAGCTTTCTCATCATTCCGGCAGAGATTATCAGCATATTGTTAGTTGATATAAATAGTAAATATAATTGGTTTAGAGTTCTGGGCTTAATTCTTGCTGCCATTGGTACGGCTTTCTTTATATCGGCTATGATTACGATGCGCGACAGCTGGAGAGCGGGTATTCCTGATCAAGATAAAACAGAGCTGGTAGTAAAGGGTATTTATAATATTAGTCGTAATCCGGCCTTTCTGGGATTTGATATGGTTTACATAGGAATTTATCTTGCTTTTTCTAACCTCCCTCTGCCTTTTTTTACTGTATTTGCTATCCTTGCGATGCATTTACAGATACTTGAGGAGGAGAAATTTCTTAGTAAGGCTTTCGGTGAGCCCTATGATCAGTACAAGAAGAGGGTAGGAAGATATTTTATTATTTAA
- a CDS encoding ABC transporter ATP-binding protein produces the protein MGKTILEVKNLKTKYVTRFREDVYAVDGVSLTIEEGKSLGIAGESGCGKSTLALSLMGYYFPPLHYMSGDIIVDGKNISQMEPDAIRKSILGTEIAYIPQAAMNALNPTQKIIRFIEDVIHVHNPKMPKKEIYDLASARFEELGLPASVLDKHAVELSGGMKQRTVIAISTILSPKVLIADEPSSALDVTSQKMVIKMLKSLMEKGYIKSMIFITHELPLLYNVTDDIMVMYAGQIVERGTAKDMVFDPVHPYSKGLMGSIIVPESGTREHKLTAIPGTPPNLKKPPVGCRFADRCKYATAECKVNAVGIREFGDGRSYRCLIDVEKLKEVYENEQ, from the coding sequence ATGGGAAAGACAATACTTGAGGTTAAAAATCTCAAAACAAAATATGTGACCAGATTCAGAGAGGATGTATATGCCGTTGATGGTGTATCTCTTACCATAGAAGAAGGGAAATCCCTTGGTATAGCGGGAGAGTCCGGTTGTGGTAAGTCAACCCTTGCTCTGAGTTTGATGGGATATTATTTTCCGCCGTTACATTATATGAGCGGTGATATTATCGTTGATGGAAAAAACATCTCTCAGATGGAGCCAGATGCAATCAGAAAGTCTATATTAGGAACAGAAATCGCATATATTCCACAGGCAGCTATGAATGCACTGAATCCTACACAGAAGATTATTCGCTTTATTGAAGATGTTATTCATGTACATAATCCTAAGATGCCAAAGAAGGAAATCTATGATTTAGCTAGTGCACGGTTTGAAGAATTGGGCTTACCTGCATCCGTATTAGATAAACATGCAGTTGAGCTGTCCGGTGGTATGAAGCAAAGAACTGTTATCGCAATTTCTACTATTTTATCTCCGAAGGTATTGATCGCGGACGAACCTTCCAGTGCGCTTGATGTTACCAGCCAGAAGATGGTTATCAAGATGTTAAAGAGCCTGATGGAGAAGGGCTATATTAAATCCATGATATTCATAACACATGAGCTTCCTCTCCTTTATAATGTAACGGATGACATCATGGTTATGTATGCCGGTCAGATTGTAGAAAGAGGAACGGCGAAGGATATGGTATTTGATCCGGTTCATCCTTATTCCAAGGGCCTTATGGGATCTATTATTGTACCAGAATCCGGTACTCGTGAACACAAGCTTACTGCAATTCCAGGAACACCGCCAAATCTTAAGAAACCGCCTGTAGGCTGTCGTTTTGCTGATCGATGCAAATATGCAACTGCTGAATGTAAGGTAAATGCCGTAGGCATTCGGGAGTTTGGTGATGGACGCAGCTATAGATGCCTTATTGATGTTGAAAAACTGAAGGAGGTATACGAGAATGAGCAATAA
- a CDS encoding ABC transporter permease gives MKNTLRQVFHSPKFVVGFVIFVAILLTVFIYPLFNPGDPLEMLGLGTFFKPGTYVSVYDTVDTTPETLKLPDANEKRIGARLKEEDKVSMVEWLTVAGVATDDIDMNDTEKLLELWNANYDSTLKPKGMTMAQRNYYKRLDKALKEALAGLEVVIASKDEETGTLEEKKVIEDTDYVNIKDIANVKVLPLGTDNFGADTLKKLVSATGTSIKIGLIAGIVATLIGLTFGLLAGYIGGIVDDLIMFITNIFTVIPSFVLLILISYSIGQDQRGVTMVAFVIGITSWTWTTRSVRSQVISLRNRDHVNLSKLSGHSLIRIILTDILPYIASYVVMAFILQISTAILAEAQLSMLGLGPKTTEIPTLGLMMNWAMLYSAHLNGSWWAYFPVIIMIALISFSLNLMNTGLDQVFNPTLRD, from the coding sequence ATGAAGAATACATTACGTCAGGTGTTTCACTCTCCCAAATTTGTAGTTGGATTTGTAATATTTGTAGCCATATTATTAACAGTTTTTATTTATCCATTGTTCAATCCGGGAGATCCATTAGAAATGCTCGGTCTTGGAACATTTTTTAAACCAGGAACCTATGTATCCGTATATGATACAGTTGATACTACCCCAGAAACATTAAAACTTCCAGATGCAAATGAAAAGCGTATCGGAGCTCGCCTAAAAGAGGAAGATAAAGTCTCTATGGTAGAGTGGCTGACTGTAGCTGGAGTTGCTACAGATGATATCGACATGAATGATACGGAGAAGCTTTTGGAGTTATGGAATGCGAATTATGATTCTACATTAAAACCTAAGGGTATGACGATGGCACAACGTAACTATTACAAGCGTCTGGATAAGGCTCTGAAAGAGGCCTTAGCAGGACTGGAGGTTGTAATAGCATCTAAAGACGAAGAAACCGGTACTCTAGAGGAGAAAAAAGTTATTGAAGATACCGATTATGTTAATATCAAGGATATAGCTAATGTTAAAGTATTACCACTAGGTACCGATAATTTTGGTGCAGATACTTTGAAAAAACTTGTTTCTGCAACTGGCACTTCCATAAAGATTGGTCTGATAGCAGGTATTGTAGCAACCTTAATCGGGTTAACTTTTGGATTGTTGGCTGGTTATATAGGTGGTATTGTTGATGACTTAATAATGTTTATTACGAATATTTTTACAGTAATCCCATCCTTTGTTCTTCTGATTTTGATTTCCTATAGTATTGGACAGGATCAGAGAGGTGTTACAATGGTTGCGTTTGTTATTGGTATAACTTCTTGGACATGGACAACAAGATCAGTACGTTCCCAAGTTATATCATTACGTAACCGTGATCATGTGAATTTAAGTAAGTTATCTGGCCATAGCTTAATAAGGATTATACTCACTGATATTCTACCTTACATAGCATCCTATGTTGTAATGGCATTTATCTTACAGATATCAACAGCAATTCTGGCTGAGGCTCAGCTCTCAATGCTTGGTCTTGGACCGAAAACCACTGAGATTCCCACACTCGGTCTTATGATGAACTGGGCAATGTTATATTCTGCACATTTGAATGGATCATGGTGGGCATATTTCCCGGTAATAATCATGATTGCTCTGATATCATTTTCACTGAATTTGATGAATACCGGTCTCGATCAGGTGTTCAACCCCACTTTGAGAGATTAG
- a CDS encoding ABC transporter permease, with amino-acid sequence MKGYRKYFGKKILWFFLTLIVAILLNFILPRLMPGDPVANITARVTAGMSDASAVKAIYESYAKQFGTNEPMYVQFVTYFKNALTGDFGLSFSQYPRPVADIISDAIWWTISLQLPAIVVGWLLGNLLGALAAYVRKGFDKVLMPVSLFCSSVPAFGMAVVMLVIFAINLKVAPISGGYGFDLIPNLSWKFIKSVIAHYQLPFWSVVIISIGGQAVGMRSMSIYELNADYVKYSRFLGIKDRKIVGYVFRNAMLPQVTGLALSIGGMVGGALVAEIIFSYPGLGTTMLQAITMNDYPLLSATTLIITVMVLLANFAIDIIYGFIDPRVKAAQFD; translated from the coding sequence ATGAAAGGCTATCGAAAGTATTTTGGCAAGAAGATACTATGGTTTTTCTTGACATTAATTGTAGCTATACTGCTTAATTTTATACTTCCCCGATTAATGCCGGGAGATCCTGTTGCTAATATTACTGCTAGAGTAACTGCTGGTATGTCAGATGCGTCTGCCGTAAAAGCGATTTATGAGAGTTACGCTAAACAATTTGGTACAAACGAACCTATGTATGTTCAGTTTGTTACATATTTTAAGAATGCATTAACTGGAGATTTTGGACTTTCCTTCAGCCAGTATCCACGTCCTGTAGCAGATATTATTTCTGATGCAATATGGTGGACAATTTCTCTTCAGCTACCGGCTATTGTTGTGGGATGGTTGCTTGGTAATCTCCTAGGCGCCCTAGCAGCTTATGTTCGAAAAGGTTTTGATAAGGTTCTTATGCCGGTTAGTCTTTTCTGCAGTAGTGTACCTGCTTTTGGTATGGCTGTAGTGATGCTTGTTATATTTGCTATTAATTTAAAAGTTGCACCAATATCAGGAGGATATGGTTTTGACTTAATACCAAATCTAAGCTGGAAGTTTATCAAATCAGTAATTGCTCATTACCAGCTTCCATTCTGGTCAGTTGTTATTATTTCTATAGGTGGACAGGCAGTAGGAATGCGTTCCATGTCAATCTATGAATTGAATGCGGATTACGTTAAATATAGTCGTTTTCTTGGTATTAAAGATAGAAAAATCGTTGGATATGTATTCCGTAATGCGATGCTACCACAGGTTACTGGATTAGCACTTTCAATTGGTGGTATGGTTGGTGGTGCGCTGGTTGCAGAGATTATTTTCAGTTATCCTGGACTAGGAACCACTATGCTTCAAGCAATTACTATGAATGATTATCCGTTACTGTCAGCAACAACATTAATTATTACGGTGATGGTTTTATTAGCCAACTTTGCAATTGATATTATCTATGGATTTATAGATCCCCGTGTAAAAGCGGCACAGTTTGATTAA
- a CDS encoding DUF5685 family protein, translating into MFGYVNVYKPELKMKDYYKYKAYYCGLCDVLKNKYGRAGQMTLSYDMTFLIILLSSLYETNTVKEQKRCVIHPLKVHDLLRNEITEYVADMEIALSYHHLKDDWMDEKSITGYAGAKLLKKKYNKIERQYPRQCRRISECLKQLQDIEKQCEINIDMVSRCFGELMSEIFVYRQDVWESTLRKLGFYLGKFIYILDAYDDLEKDHRKRNYNPLHHIEQASSFDEDCYQMLTMMMAECTKEFEKLPCLIDLDILHNILYEGVWTKYDTIRKNRLEKEGTKV; encoded by the coding sequence ATGTTCGGTTATGTAAATGTATATAAGCCGGAATTAAAAATGAAGGATTATTACAAATATAAAGCTTATTATTGCGGACTTTGTGATGTATTGAAGAACAAATACGGAAGAGCCGGTCAAATGACCTTATCCTATGATATGACCTTCCTCATTATCCTATTATCGTCTCTTTATGAAACCAATACAGTTAAGGAGCAAAAACGATGTGTGATTCATCCGTTAAAAGTACATGATTTACTTCGTAATGAGATTACAGAGTATGTAGCGGATATGGAGATTGCATTATCCTACCATCATCTTAAGGATGATTGGATGGACGAAAAAAGCATTACTGGATATGCTGGTGCTAAGCTATTAAAAAAGAAATATAATAAAATTGAAAGACAATATCCAAGACAATGCCGGAGAATATCGGAATGCCTGAAGCAATTACAGGATATAGAGAAGCAATGTGAGATAAACATCGATATGGTTTCCCGTTGCTTTGGTGAACTGATGAGTGAGATTTTTGTATACCGGCAGGATGTGTGGGAGAGTACTCTTCGAAAGCTTGGCTTTTATCTAGGTAAATTCATTTACATTCTTGATGCCTATGATGATTTAGAGAAAGATCATAGGAAGAGAAATTATAATCCGCTGCATCATATAGAGCAGGCTTCTTCCTTTGATGAGGACTGTTATCAGATGTTAACCATGATGATGGCAGAATGTACAAAGGAATTTGAGAAATTACCTTGCCTGATTGATTTGGATATCCTTCATAATATCTTGTATGAGGGAGTTTGGACAAAATACGATACTATACGGAAAAATAGATTAGAAAAGGAAGGAACAAAAGTATGA
- a CDS encoding SIMPL domain-containing protein: MKEFRNKAIISCLVALILVAGAITCATIVTTGLVRIKSSRTSIIVTGSAKQQITSDLIVWTGSFNTKAKNLHDAYTQLEENRDVVTKYLKDQGLSEDDFVFSSINTMINYVLNDYGNYTNEIDEYDLSQSVTITSKDIDKITDISRNATELLEQGVAFQSNAPQYFYTKLAEAKVAMLAEATKDARKRAEMIAENAGSRLGNLTYADMGVMQITPLYSNEISDYGINDTYSLEKEITAVVHCTFEIEK, from the coding sequence ATGAAAGAATTTCGTAACAAAGCAATCATCAGTTGCCTCGTTGCACTCATCCTTGTAGCTGGAGCAATTACCTGTGCTACTATTGTAACCACAGGATTAGTCAGAATTAAAAGTTCCAGAACCAGTATTATTGTAACTGGCTCTGCTAAGCAGCAGATTACCTCTGACTTGATTGTGTGGACCGGTAGTTTTAATACTAAGGCCAAAAATCTTCATGATGCCTATACCCAGTTAGAAGAGAATCGGGATGTGGTTACTAAATATTTGAAAGATCAGGGTTTATCCGAGGATGACTTCGTATTCTCATCGATAAATACAATGATCAATTATGTATTAAACGATTATGGGAACTACACCAATGAGATTGACGAGTACGATCTAAGCCAGTCAGTAACTATTACCTCAAAGGATATCGATAAAATTACTGATATCTCAAGAAATGCTACAGAATTACTCGAGCAGGGAGTTGCATTTCAATCAAATGCCCCACAATATTTTTATACGAAGCTTGCAGAGGCTAAGGTTGCTATGCTTGCAGAGGCAACTAAGGACGCAAGAAAAAGAGCTGAAATGATCGCAGAAAATGCTGGTAGTAGGCTTGGCAATTTAACCTATGCGGATATGGGCGTAATGCAGATTACCCCTTTGTATTCCAATGAAATATCCGATTATGGTATTAATGATACATATTCCTTAGAAAAGGAAATTACTGCTGTTGTTCACTGTACCTTCGAGATAGAGAAATAA
- a CDS encoding ABC transporter ATP-binding protein: MSNKKLCLSGKGVTKVFGLGDKKTVAVDHIDFDFYEGDLISIVGESGSGKTTLAKMLLGLINVTEGDIYFQGKKRDISTHKKKKEYWKNIQAIFQDPFSSFNVFNKIDTVLLDCINMRGGRHLPMKKKIEMMTEACSFVNLKFAELTNKYPFELSGGQMQRLMIARIFLLKPKILLADEPTSMIDACSRATILDMLLNLRDEIGMTIIFITHDIGLAYYISDSVYIMEHGKIVESGTADDVIINAKAPYTKRLISDVPKIYEEWDLTTV; the protein is encoded by the coding sequence ATGAGCAATAAGAAACTATGCCTGAGCGGAAAAGGTGTTACGAAAGTTTTTGGCTTAGGTGATAAGAAAACCGTAGCTGTTGATCATATTGACTTTGATTTTTATGAGGGCGATTTGATATCCATCGTTGGAGAATCCGGTAGTGGTAAGACCACTCTTGCTAAAATGTTACTTGGTCTCATTAATGTAACAGAGGGAGATATCTATTTCCAAGGCAAGAAACGTGATATTAGTACTCATAAAAAGAAGAAAGAATATTGGAAGAATATACAGGCTATTTTCCAGGATCCATTCTCTTCCTTCAATGTTTTTAATAAGATCGATACGGTATTATTAGATTGTATCAATATGCGTGGTGGAAGACATCTTCCGATGAAAAAGAAGATTGAAATGATGACGGAGGCATGTAGCTTTGTAAATCTTAAGTTTGCGGAGCTTACCAATAAATATCCTTTCGAGCTTTCCGGTGGGCAGATGCAAAGACTTATGATTGCTCGTATTTTCCTCTTGAAGCCTAAGATTCTATTAGCGGATGAACCCACCTCGATGATTGATGCATGTTCAAGAGCAACCATTCTTGATATGTTATTGAATTTACGTGATGAGATAGGAATGACAATTATCTTCATTACTCATGACATCGGACTGGCATATTATATATCTGATTCCGTATATATTATGGAGCATGGTAAAATCGTTGAGAGTGGTACTGCCGATGATGTTATTATTAATGCTAAGGCACCATACACAAAGCGTTTGATCAGTGATGTTCCTAAGATATATGAAGAGTGGGATCTTACTACTGTTTAA
- a CDS encoding class I SAM-dependent methyltransferase: protein MKNLSVFYEWIAKFYDLLDVFYFCNESTSPRKALEELVPEGEMHIADICIGTAVNSIRIAKKHPAAHIVGVDRSKEMLRMARKKLNKEGISNIKLYYGSADNIKIEDNVFDIAVLSLVLHECTEVQARNILKEAYRILKADGKLLIMEWEEPRKLFRRVMFGIIRRMKPKEFENFLKMDMKEYMRKNGFEIIKMKHCDYSRVLECRKVG, encoded by the coding sequence ATGAAGAATTTATCGGTATTCTATGAATGGATTGCAAAGTTTTATGATTTATTGGATGTATTTTATTTCTGCAATGAGAGTACATCACCACGTAAGGCACTCGAAGAGCTGGTTCCTGAAGGTGAGATGCATATTGCTGATATTTGTATTGGAACTGCTGTCAATAGTATTCGAATTGCGAAGAAGCATCCTGCAGCACATATTGTTGGTGTTGACCGGTCTAAGGAAATGCTTCGAATGGCAAGAAAGAAGCTGAATAAAGAAGGGATTTCGAATATTAAGCTTTATTATGGATCGGCAGATAATATCAAAATAGAAGACAACGTATTTGATATAGCGGTTCTTTCCCTTGTATTACATGAATGTACAGAAGTTCAGGCAAGGAACATCTTAAAAGAAGCGTATCGTATTCTAAAGGCGGATGGCAAGCTACTAATAATGGAATGGGAAGAACCTAGAAAGTTATTTAGAAGAGTGATGTTCGGAATTATTCGCAGAATGAAGCCGAAGGAATTCGAGAACTTTTTAAAGATGGATATGAAAGAATATATGCGTAAAAATGGATTTGAAATAATTAAAATGAAGCACTGTGACTATAGTAGGGTACTGGAATGCAGAAAGGTGGGATAG
- a CDS encoding J domain-containing protein yields MISDPYKVLEVSPNASNDEIKKAYRELSRKYHPDSYVDNPLSELAEEKFKEVQEAYDQIMKERENGGYGYSSGTSSYHQSYQYGGGQEESAEMNMVYTYLNERNYIEALKLLARIPLRTARWYYYSAVANAGIGNNIMAFDHARQAVNMDPGNPEYRNLLNQLEWQSKRYQNTRYNSGSGPNIGNLCCDLWCADTLCECMGGDLISCC; encoded by the coding sequence ATGATATCAGATCCCTATAAAGTATTGGAAGTATCCCCGAATGCTTCAAACGATGAGATAAAGAAAGCATATCGTGAGCTAAGCCGTAAATACCACCCGGATTCCTATGTGGATAATCCTCTATCCGAACTGGCGGAAGAAAAGTTTAAGGAAGTCCAGGAAGCATATGATCAGATTATGAAGGAAAGAGAGAATGGCGGTTATGGATATTCTTCTGGAACCTCATCCTATCATCAATCCTATCAATATGGCGGAGGGCAGGAAGAGAGCGCTGAAATGAATATGGTATACACCTATTTAAATGAAAGAAACTACATTGAAGCATTGAAGCTCTTAGCCAGAATACCTCTACGTACAGCAAGATGGTATTATTATAGTGCAGTGGCCAATGCGGGGATTGGTAATAATATTATGGCTTTTGATCATGCCAGACAGGCAGTTAATATGGATCCGGGCAATCCGGAATATCGAAACCTTCTAAATCAATTGGAATGGCAAAGTAAGCGATATCAGAATACCCGCTATAACAGTGGATCCGGTCCAAATATCGGAAATCTGTGCTGTGATCTTTGGTGTGCTGATACCCTTTGTGAGTGTATGGGAGGCGATTTGATATCATGCTGCTAA